TGATCAGCTGAACAAAGAACAAATGATCTTTGGGCTTTTTTATGGAATTTTATTTGTAATGATTGCGTATAACTTTTTTATCTATATCTTTACTTATGAAAAAAGTTACCTTTTTTATTTGTTTTTTATCAGTTCCATTTTTTTCTTTCACCTAATCAATAACGGTTTTGCCTTCCAATATTTATGGCCCAATTGGATTTATTGGGGAAATTATTCACTTCCTTTCTTTATTTGTGTTTCTTGCATTGCGGGAATCTCTTTTACCAACAACTATCTCAGTTTGAATAAACATTTACCAAAGATTTCCAAGTTGATGTGGATTTGGGTGGGTTTTTTATTTTTGTTTTCTGTAATTACATTTTTTTTGAATTATCGAATTGCAATGATCGTTGCCATTCTACTGACAGTTCCCACTGCTCTAATCATGGTTTTCAGTGGAACTTCTACATACTTGACCAATGTGAGACCAGCTCGTTATTATTTAATTTCTTGGTCCTTCTTTCTTTTAGGTGTTGTTTTGTATTCCTTAAAGAGTTTGGGTTTTTTACCAGATAATCATATCACAAGGTGGACCATCCAAATTGGGACTGCCTTACAGACCATTCTGTTATCTCTGGGGCTTGCAGATCGGATCAACTTTCTCACTCGTAGTCTTAGGGAACATATCAGAGAGTTATCACATGCTAAATTAAAAATCGAAGAATCGGAAAAACGTTTTAGAGAAATTTTTCAAGGTTCTGATGAAGTGATTTTGATGATGAATGAAAATTTTGAAATCATTAATGCAAACAGAGCCCTTTCGAAACATATGGGCTTTCGATTGGATGATTTAAAAGGCAAAAAAATCACGGATTTTCTATACACTGGTCGCGATCAGAGTTCGGATTATAATGTCATGTATGTAAATGACAAACTAACGGATTTAAAAATGACGGGTTCCATTATTAATTTCAAAACCGAGTTTGGACAAAAGTATGTAAAGGAACCAAAAGAAATGTATTGTAGATTGCAATACATTGACTTCGATGAAACTAGGGAGGTGCTTGCGACTATGTCTTCACAATATGAAGACACAATCATCCAACTCATCGAATCCGAAAAGATTGAACTTTCAATGAATAACTATCTGCGCAATGCAGAACTTGTATCTCAGAAAATCACATCGCAACTTGCTAAATACCTATCCAATATAGAACAAACAGAAGTTAGATCTTCTGTGCGCGAAATCATTATCAATGCTGTGGAACATGGGAACTTAAATATCAGTTTTGAAGAAAAATCCAAAGCTCTAATGGAAGGTAACTATTTGGAGTTTTTACAAAAACGGCAGGAGGATCCCCGTTATAGCCAAAAGAGAGTAAAAATTGAATATTCTTTCACAAAAGAATTTGTGGCTTACCGTATCACTGATGAAGGTCGCGGATTCGATCATAAAAAACATATGGAAAAGTCGATTGAAGAAATGAATGATGCTCATCAACAGCATGGTCGTGGGATTCTTATGACAAAATCTGTATTCGATCGGATTGAATACAACGATCGAGGAAATCAGGTTAGTTTGATCAAATATCTAAATAAGGACTAGTTACGTAACCAGTCCAAAACCCACCATTCGTTCCATTCTTTGGAATAGAGGAGTTTTCCTGGTAAATGACTTTGTAATAAACCAAGAAACTGGTCCTTTTTATCTGTAATGATCCCAGAAAAAATAATTCTTGGTGCTTCAATTTTTGCCAGATGACGGATGTTTTGTGATAATACCGCATAAGTGATATTGGCAATTGCTAAATCGTATTTTGTATTGGATAACTTGGGATTATCAATTCCTGATTCTTCTACACTGAATTGAAATCCCTTCGGGTATTCGTTTTCAGTCCAATTGGACCAAGCTGCCTTCACTGCATTGGGATCAATGTCCAAAGCAAAAATTTTGGAAACACCAAATTTTGCAAGGCCAATGGAGAGAATTCCTGATCCTGTTCCTACATCACAGGCAGATAAAAATGGGAACTCTCCTCTATCATACAACTCATCCAAATGCTCTAAGATAAGTTTAGTGGTTTCGTGGTGGCCTGTACCAAAAGCTACACCAGGATTGATAAATAAAGGAATTCCGCCATTTGGTTTCCAAAGGTTTATGGTTTCTTGTTCGTTTTTTTCCCAAGTGGGGATTACCCAAAGTTTTTTCCCAATGGGGAATGGTTTATAATATTCTTTATAAGCTTCTTCGTAATCACGGGTTTCAATATTTCTTGATTCCGCATTCGAATTATCAGGTGCGTGGATTTTTAAAAAAATAAGTACCTTTAATTCTTTATCGATCTCATCTGTTTGTAAATAGATTCGAATGTTTGTATTATCCCTGATGAGGCCTTGGTCCTTTTCTTTCGGGGCTTCCCCATCAAAAAGAATTTCATAGTAACCGGCACA
The sequence above is drawn from the Leptospira sp. WS4.C2 genome and encodes:
- a CDS encoding 7TM diverse intracellular signaling domain-containing protein, with the protein product MFFYHVKNIFLILLMFLPGILFSESAIPLHSEILGKPIWQEVLVLEDKDQSLSEESITSGSLDSQFQKITSPNLGFSKSTFWVRIQIKNPTENLIRWNLVFDFPLLDEIQIFGNPLPKNLIRNLGDSHPFAERNVDYRNLVFPLETPAGSSATYYLRVQSESTIPLTLAIWTEREFYDQLNKEQMIFGLFYGILFVMIAYNFFIYIFTYEKSYLFYLFFISSIFFFHLINNGFAFQYLWPNWIYWGNYSLPFFICVSCIAGISFTNNYLSLNKHLPKISKLMWIWVGFLFLFSVITFFLNYRIAMIVAILLTVPTALIMVFSGTSTYLTNVRPARYYLISWSFFLLGVVLYSLKSLGFLPDNHITRWTIQIGTALQTILLSLGLADRINFLTRSLREHIRELSHAKLKIEESEKRFREIFQGSDEVILMMNENFEIINANRALSKHMGFRLDDLKGKKITDFLYTGRDQSSDYNVMYVNDKLTDLKMTGSIINFKTEFGQKYVKEPKEMYCRLQYIDFDETREVLATMSSQYEDTIIQLIESEKIELSMNNYLRNAELVSQKITSQLAKYLSNIEQTEVRSSVREIIINAVEHGNLNISFEEKSKALMEGNYLEFLQKRQEDPRYSQKRVKIEYSFTKEFVAYRITDEGRGFDHKKHMEKSIEEMNDAHQQHGRGILMTKSVFDRIEYNDRGNQVSLIKYLNKD
- a CDS encoding 50S ribosomal protein L11 methyltransferase, producing MEYRELKVNLPKELSDSFYELLDTLQCAGYYEILFDGEAPKEKDQGLIRDNTNIRIYLQTDEIDKELKVLIFLKIHAPDNSNAESRNIETRDYEEAYKEYYKPFPIGKKLWVIPTWEKNEQETINLWKPNGGIPLFINPGVAFGTGHHETTKLILEHLDELYDRGEFPFLSACDVGTGSGILSIGLAKFGVSKIFALDIDPNAVKAAWSNWTENEYPKGFQFSVEESGIDNPKLSNTKYDLAIANITYAVLSQNIRHLAKIEAPRIIFSGIITDKKDQFLGLLQSHLPGKLLYSKEWNEWWVLDWLRN